DNA sequence from the Bradyrhizobium sp. CIAT3101 genome:
CATTTGCGATCTCCCATCGCGCCGGCCTCGGTGGCCCTCGGCGCCGCTTCGGCAAAGCCCTTCAGCGCCGCCTTCAAATTGCTTTCCGCGTCGATCAGGAAGTTGGCGGAAATGACCACCGCCTCGCCGGCGCCAAGTCCTTCCCGCACCTCGATGTAGCCGCCGCCGCGACGGCCAAGCTTGACCTCCCGCGGTTCGAAGCGCCCTTCCCCTCTGTCGACGAGAACGGCCTGCCGGCTGCCGGTGTCGAGCACTGAACTGTCGGGCACCGCCAGGACGGGCGTGGCATCGGCCGTGTCGATGTCGGCATCGACATACATGTCCGGCAGCAGCATCGCATCGGGATTGGCGAGCTCGATCCGGACACGGACGGTGCGGGTGTCGCGATTCACCTGCGGATAGATCACGGCGATCTTCCCGGTGAAGCTTCGGCCGGGGAAGCTGCGCGCACGAACGACCACGAACTGCCCAACCGCGATATTGCCGAGATCGCGTTCGGCGACGTCGACCAGCGCCCAAACGACCGAAGTGTCCGCAATCCGGAACAGCACATCGCCGGGATTGGCTCGCATGCCTTCGATCGCGTTGCGCTCCAGGACGATCCCGTCGCGTGGCGCCGACCAGTTTATGGTCACGGGCGCGACGCGCGTCTTCTCCATCTCCGCGATGACGGGGTCCGGCACATCGAGATTGACCAGGCGCTGGCGCGAACCGCGGCCGTACATCTCGACGCCGCCAACCACTTTGGAGGTGATCGTCGCCAGATATTCCGCCGCAGCGGACGCGACTGCCGAGCTGTAGATGTCCATCAGCGGCTGGCCGGCTTTCACGCGGGTGCCGGTGGTCACATCGGCGACCTTCTGCACAAAGCTTTCGGCGCGCATCGCGATGACCGAGACGCGGCGCTCATCCAGCTGGATCGTACCGGGCGCCTTCACCGCGACGCGGATTGCACGTCGCTCGACAGCCTCGGACTTCACGCCCGTGCGCTGGATCTTGCCCGGCGAAAGCCTGACCGTGCCGTCGTCGGTATCCTCGCCTTCGTAGACGGGGATGTAGTCCATCCCCATCGAATCCTTCTTCGGCATAGGCGACGTGTCGGGCAGGCCCATGGGATTGCGGTAGTAGAGGATTTTTCGTGAGGCCGCCGGCTGCTGAGGCTTCGGTCCGGCCGGTACTGCCGCATCATCATAGACGGCCACATAGTCCCGCCCGCGATCGTCCTTCCTGGGCCCTGCGGACCACAGCGGTGCGCCACCGGGATCACGATAGTAGAGCGGCGTTGGGTCGGCGGCCCAGGCGGGTGCGATCCCGGCGTCGAGAGACAGCGTGCCGCCAAGCACAAGCATCGTCAGAAGACGCAGCGTTTTCATGTCGTTTACCCGCGCACCCGAGGCGCGCGTCCAGATGAAGGGAAAAGGGACTTCGGGCGCCGCCTT
Encoded proteins:
- a CDS encoding efflux RND transporter periplasmic adaptor subunit, which encodes MKTLRLLTMLVLGGTLSLDAGIAPAWAADPTPLYYRDPGGAPLWSAGPRKDDRGRDYVAVYDDAAVPAGPKPQQPAASRKILYYRNPMGLPDTSPMPKKDSMGMDYIPVYEGEDTDDGTVRLSPGKIQRTGVKSEAVERRAIRVAVKAPGTIQLDERRVSVIAMRAESFVQKVADVTTGTRVKAGQPLMDIYSSAVASAAAEYLATITSKVVGGVEMYGRGSRQRLVNLDVPDPVIAEMEKTRVAPVTINWSAPRDGIVLERNAIEGMRANPGDVLFRIADTSVVWALVDVAERDLGNIAVGQFVVVRARSFPGRSFTGKIAVIYPQVNRDTRTVRVRIELANPDAMLLPDMYVDADIDTADATPVLAVPDSSVLDTGSRQAVLVDRGEGRFEPREVKLGRRGGGYIEVREGLGAGEAVVISANFLIDAESNLKAALKGFAEAAPRATEAGAMGDRK